A region of the Candidatus Palauibacter australiensis genome:
CTCGGCATCCTCGAGCACGGCGAGCGCCGTGGCCAGCGGCGCCATGACCAGCTCGTCCGGCCGGTATCCCGCGCGGTCGACCACCTTCGCGAGGTCGTGGCAGATCGCCACTTCCGCCGTCACGATGCAGAGGTCCGCCTCGAGACGGACTCCGGCCATGCCCTCGGGATCGCGGATCCCGTCACGATGGTCGACGGCGTACCGCTGGGACAGGGCGTGTATCAGTTCGTGGCCAGGCGGGATCGGGACGGCCCGACCCACCTCCTGCACGCGCTTGACGTCGGCGGGCGTGATCTCCGCGCCGGAGACCTGAAGTACGCCCTTCGATCGGGACGTCCGGACACTTCCGCTCGGCACGCTCAGGTAGGCGGCCTCGACCTCACGGCCGGCCGTGGCCTCCGCCTGTCTGACAGCGGTGCGAACGGCCTGGGTCGCCGCCTCGATGTTCCCGATGCCCGGGCCGTTCATGCCCTCGGAACGCGTAACGCCAAGGCCGAGGATCTCGAGCGGGTCGGTGGGGTTGCGGCCGGGATGCACGGCGGCGACGACCGCACAGGTTTTGGTCGATCCCACATCCACCCCGACAATGCCCGCCCCCTGAATCATCGCTCCTCCACGCGCGTCACTACAACTTGGCCTCTGAAACGCGCGTCCGCACGTGCGACGCGGCGATCCTCGATCTGCCCGAGCGCGATCGATACCCGGTCGAGGGCGCGCAGGGGCTCATCTCGCGGCAGAAAAACGACATCCGCGCCGGCGCCGGGCAGGAGCAGGAACCGGTATCCCCCCTCCGCCGCGGGCCCGACCTCGGAGACGAGGGACATGAAGTCGCTGCGTGTGCGATCCATGCGCGACAGGGTGAAGATGAGTTCCCGCGTTCCCGGGTCCGCCACGAAACCGCCGTCCGTCTCGACCGGACCCTGGATGATCGGCAGGTCGAGCGGCGCGGCGGAGGGTTCGAGGGGTAGCACGTAGCCATCTCCGCTCACGGGACGCAGTTCGGGCGTCGCGACGAGCGCGACCGAACGCCGCTCCACGATGGCGATTTCCAGGGTACGGAAGCTCTGTCGGCGGGCTGTGGCCTCGCGAACCAGGGGATGGGCGCGGACACGCTCCTCCCATGTCGCGGGGTCGTCCCACACGGATGCGTCGGGGATCAGGGCGAGCGCCCGGATCTCGTCGGGCGCAATGTGGTCGGTCCCGACCACGCCGAGCTCCGAAATCTGAAATGCGGGCAGCGTCGTGAGGAGGCGCGGCACCCAGATGGGGACGGACAGACCGATCGAGGCAACCATCAGGGCCAGGAGGAGCCGGCGGCGTCCGCGCCGGGTGATGCGCCACGGGCGTAAGGGCCTGCGCTCGATCATGCGGCCCCCACATGGGCGAGTTGGGCGGAGTCGAACCCCCACAGGTGGATCTCCGGCGCCAGCGCGACGCGGAGACGCTCGAGGGCGCGGCGGCGAGTCTCCGCCATGAGTCCCA
Encoded here:
- a CDS encoding FtsQ-type POTRA domain-containing protein, translating into MIERRPLRPWRITRRGRRRLLLALMVASIGLSVPIWVPRLLTTLPAFQISELGVVGTDHIAPDEIRALALIPDASVWDDPATWEERVRAHPLVREATARRQSFRTLEIAIVERRSVALVATPELRPVSGDGYVLPLEPSAAPLDLPIIQGPVETDGGFVADPGTRELIFTLSRMDRTRSDFMSLVSEVGPAAEGGYRFLLLPGAGADVVFLPRDEPLRALDRVSIALGQIEDRRVARADARFRGQVVVTRVEER